GTGTGGCTCTGGCATGATTTCGACGGCCATGTCGCAAACTGTGACATCCTTCTCAATCATCCGTCGGGCAACGGTATCCTCTACCGACCCGAGACGTCCGTCGCCGGCGACGTCTCTAACACCCGTATCGAGATCAACGCCGATGGACGCCACGCTATCTGGGCGCGCTCGGATGGTGAGGACCTGCGCTTCGAAAACATCCACGTCAGTGGAACGGCGTCGAACGACTCCGTCGTTAACCTGACCGACCGCAACGCGACGTTCGAGAACTGCTGTATCGAGCAAACGGGTGAAAGCCGCGACGGGTTCGATTTAAACGGATCGGCTGTTCGCGTCTACAATACGAACCTCAGCGTGACGGGTGAGAACTTCGATACTGACGCTGACAGCAGCTATGAGACAAAGCGGCTCAGCGAGAATGGGGGATGTGCGCTTCCAGAACTTGACCAATCGGAGGAATCGTCTACCTGACTCTTCAACCGGGTTTCGATTAATGCGTGTCGGTTATCGAATTACTAATATACCCATCTATTGAACGATGTTATCACTTACCGAAACCCGGAGACGGGTGACTCGATAGCCTATGGCAAAACTAGCACTCAACGGCGGGTCCATGGCGGCAGCCGACTTGGAGATCCCGCGCTGGCCACAGTGTACAGAACAGAGCCGCGAGAACGTTCTCGATGCGCTTGAATCAGAGCGATGGTGCCGGGTTACTGACGGCGCGAACTGGGTTGACCGCTTCGAGGCGGAGTTCGCTGAATACCACGACGCCGAACACGCAATTGCGGTCTCAAATGGTACCACCGCCATTGAACTATCGCTGCGCGCATGTGGACTCAAGCCCGGCGACGAAGTGTTGGTCCCCGCCTACACCTTCATCGCAACAGCAAGCGCCGTCGCCTGTATGGGTGGTGTCCCTCGATTCGTCGACGTCGACCCAGAGACCTACAACATGGACCCCGAGTCGGTGCGAGAGAACATCACCGATCGGACCGTCGGTCTCGTCGGTGTCCATTTCGCAGGCTATCCAATGGATATGGATGAACTCACTGCCATCGCTGATGAGCACGGGCTGTTCCTCATTGAAGACTCAGCACACGCACAGGGTTCAGAGTGGCGAGGACAGAAGGTAGGTACGTTCGGCGAGTTCGGGACGTTCTCATTCCAGCAGTCGAAGTCACTGCCAGCGGGTGAGGGTGGTATCGTTGTCACAGACGATGAGCTACTTGCCGAAGAAGCCAGACAGGTCCACAACATCGGCCGAGCGGTTGGTGAGCCAGGATACAAACATTACATGCTGTCTTCGAACTACCGGCTCTCAGAGTTTCAGGGAGCGTTGCTCAGCGCACAATTAGAGAAACTCCCTGAAGAAAACGAGCGACGTCGACGAAACGAGAAGGTCTTGATCAGTGCGCTTTCGGATATCGACGGTATCTCGACGAAGCCCGAGGACGACCGTATCACGGCGCGGGGGTACTGTATCTTCAACTTCCGGTATGATGAAGAGGCATTCGGCGGTGTCTCCCGGGACCGATTCATTGAGGCGCTCAATGCAGAAGGTGTTCCGGCACGAACTGGCTATGAGCTTCCGTTGTACAAGCAACCCGCATTTTCGCGTGAGCAACTGAGTGCGCTGGTGCCGCCAGGTACTGACCTGCCAGTATACCGCCACATGCATCTCCCTGGTGTCGAAGAGGTTCGACGGACGAACGTGACGCTTTCACACAACGTGCTGCTCGCAGGCGAGGACGGCGTCCGAACCATCGCTCGTGCAGTGGACAAAATTCACGAACACGCAGACGAGCTTCGCGACTGACAACGACGATCAAAGCGTTCGTCCTCGATTTTTGGACTGCTATGTGGCGTGTGAGCGAAGCACTTATTTTGTCACACTCTGTCTCCGTTTGATAATGGTACGGAGTTTGCAGTCTCACACAGACGATAGGCCGCTTAAGCAGTCACGTGAACTCACCGAGCGAGCATCGAAGGTAATCCCTGGTGCAACACAGACTGCAAGTAAAGGCCCGACGCAGTTCGTTCAAGGCGTTTCTCCTACTCACATCCAACGTGCACAAGGCAGCCATGTATGGGATGCTGATGGCAGCGAGTACATCGACTGCGTGATGGCGCTCGGTCCCGTCCTTCTCGGTCACAATTACCCGGCTGTAACTGAAGCCGTCACCGAGCAACTCACCGATGGCACGATGTACACGATGGAGCATCCACTCCACGTCGAAGTCGCAGAATTATTGACCGAAGTTATTCCGTGTGCCGAGATGGTGCGCTTCGCTAAGAACGGCAACGACGTTACGACACTCGCCGCAAAAGTAGCGCGAGCACACACCGATCGCAACGTCATCGCAACGCAAGGGTACCACGGATGGACAGATGTCTGGATGGGTGATCACCCGAACCTCAACAGGGGTGTCCCCGAAGCCGTTGGGAAACACACCGAGCGCTTTGAGTACAACGACATTGAGAGCCTCGAACGGATCTTCGATGAGAACCCCGGCGATGTCGCGGCTATCGTGACGACGCCCGTGAATCTCGATGCACCCGAAGATGACTTCCTCGAACAGTTACGTGAGATTGCTGACCGTGAAGGTGCAGTGCTCGTCTTCGACGAGATACTCACCGGCTTTCGGTTCTCTCTCGGCGGTGCACAGCAGTACTTCGGCGTCGAACCGGATCTAGCGTGCTTTGCAAAGGGCATGGCCAACGGCTACCCAATCTCGGCACTCGTCGGTCGAAGCGATGTCATGAGTACGATTTCGGACAGTGACTTCGTGTACTCGATGACGTACGCAGGAGAAGCGCTCTCGCTTGCAGCGACGAAGGCAGCAATCGAGGTTCAACAGCGCGAAAACGTTCACGAACACATCTTCGAGCAGGGGAGCAAACTCGTCGAAGGGTATGATGAGCTTGCCTCTGAGTACGGACTTGAGGGCGTGACTGGTGTCAACGGCTTCTCGCCACGATTCAAGATGTGGTTCCGCGACGAAGACGGCAACGCAGATCGTCTGGCGAAGAGTCTGTTCATGCAGGAAGCTCACAAACGAGGCGTCCTCTTCACTGACGGACACCTTCCGTCTTACAGTCACAGCGATGAGGACGTCGAAATCATGCTCTCGGTCTACCGAGATTGTATGGAGATTTTGGCTGACGCAGTCAAAGAAGACGCCGTCGAAGATTACCTTGAAGGAGAACCGGTGGGGGCAACGCTACGAGAGCGAACTGGCGAAGATCGCTCCTGAGGACCTCCCAGCCGTTAACAAACTCCCATACAGAGAAGCGCAACCAACAACCGCGAACAGTGAATCCAAACAGTCGCGTGGTTTCGATGTTTGACCGCTCGATACTGTCAGATCAATCAAACACACCAAAAGGTATATTAGCAATTGACACACCCTGTTACTACAGTGCACATGGACCGTGACCTCGATGCTGCGTCTCGGTTACCGGACCCCTCACAAGCTATTGGGAGGCCAACGCAACTATCCGGCCAAAAACTGCCGAAGGAATTCGGCGGGAGTGTCGAATGAGCCTACAAGAAAATCAAACAGACATCAACGTGAGCGACCCGATCCTCGAAATCCGGAACCTGAGCGTTTCATTTGGAATGGACCGGGGAGAATCGGTAGTACTCGACGACGTGAGTTTCGACATCGAACGAGAGGAGATACTCGGAATCGTCGGCGAGAGCGGATCCGGAAAATCAATGTTCGCCTCAGCATTGCTTGATGCTGTCGTCAGTCCTGGCGTGACAACCGGCGAGATAACGTACTACCCGAAGAAAGGCCAGCCAGTCGACTTACTCAATTTAGATAGCGACGAACTCCGCTCGATTCGCTGGGAAGAGATTTCGATGGTGTTCCAGGGTGCAATGAGTTCCTGGAATCCGACGATGAGTATCGGGGCTCACTTCGTGGAGACACTCAAGGCCCACCACATGCCGGTCGATGAAGGCATGGACCGCGCATACGAGCTCCTCTCTGATCTCTATCTTGACCCCGAGCGCGTCCTCGAATCACATCCACACGAACTCTCAGGTGGGATGAAGCAACGGGCACTCATCGCCCTTGCGATGGTACTTGAGCCGCGTGTACTCGTAATGGACGAACCAACCGCTGCTCTCGACTTGTTGATGCAGCGTTCGATCATCAAGCTCCTCAAGGAAGTCCAAGAGAAGTACGAAATAACACTCATCTTCATCACGCACGACCTCCCACTTGTTGCGGAACTCGCCGATAGACTTGCCGTGATGTACGCCTTCGAATTCATCGAAGTCGGTCCGACCGAGGAGATACTTCATCGAGGTGCCCATCCGTACACTCGTTCGCTGCTCAACGCAACACCAAACCTTGCAGCAGCAGTCGACGAAATGCGTCCTATCGAAGGTTCAAGTCCTGACCCTGTCGACCAGCCGACCGGTTGTTCGTATCACCCACGTTGTCCGCTCGCTACCGACGAGTGTGTTGAGACAGAACCGCCGTTCCGAACCGTTGACGATGACCACCAGGCTGCCTGCTACCACTGGGAACAGTCCGAAGATGCAATCCCGATAAGCGGTGCGGAGGGGAGACAACAATGAGCGCAAAAGGCGAGCCGTTGTTGAAACTCGAAGATGTTGAGGTCCACTTCGAGAACGGCGGCGGGTTGCTCAACATGTTTAGCGACTCTGAGACAGTCTATGCAGTCGATGGTGTCTCACTGGAGATTCCTGAAAAGCAAGTCATCGCACTCGTCGGCGAGTCTGGGTGTGGAAAGACAACGCTTGGAAAAACAGCGATCGGCCTGCAACGTCCAACTGGCGGCCGAGTAACGTACCGTGGACAAGATATCTGGGACGCGAAAGATAAGAAAGGCGACGTCGAGATTCCCTACACAGATATCCGACGTTCGCTCCAGATTATCCATCAGGACCCAGGGAGTTCGCTCAATCCGAACGTGAAGGTGATGAAGTCACTCACCGCACCGCTTAGAAAGTGGCAACCCGGCCTTTCAAAGGACGACCGGCAAGCAAGGGTCCTTGGTATGCTTGAGACTGTTGGAATGTCTCCACCACACGACTACGCTGGCCGATATCCCCACCAACTCTCTGGCGGCGAGAAACAGCGTGTCGCGTTGATTCGTGCGCTGTTGATGAATCCAGACCTCATCCTTGCCGACGAGGCCATCTCGGCACTTGACGTTTCACTGCGTATCGACATGATGGACCTCTTCTTGCAGTTGCGCGATGAGTTCAACACCTCGTTCGTTTCAGTGTCGCACGACCTTTCGAATGCACGGTATCTTGCCGAAAAGGCCGACGGACTCATCGGCGTGATGTACCTCGGCAAACTCGTCGAAATCGGTCCAGCAGAACAAATTATCGAAGACCCACGTCACCCGTACACGCAGGCACTTCGATGGGCGACCCCAGACCTTTATCCCGATGAAATGGACGACGAACTGCCAATGCGAAAAATCGACATTCCCGACCCGAAAAATCCGCCGACCGGCTGTCGATTCCACACCCGCTGCCCATATGCTCGAGAAGTCTGTGTTGAGTCAATTCCCGAGCCACAACGCATCAGCAATGAGCATCTGGCAGCGTGCTACCGCGAGAACAACACTCATCCCTACTGGAGCAGCCCCGAACTCGAAGACGAAGCAGAACTGCAGACGCCCGGCCGTAACTGAGACTGCAAGACGATACTTTTGATATGACGTTTACACCATCAACGCTTCCGCACGAGGCACAACTCTCTGCGGGGAGTGCTACAGAGGATATCACACCGACCGAAGCAGTACCAATGAGTGGATATGGCGCGCGTGAGGGGCTTTTTGAGAGTGTCCACGACCCATTGATGGCTACTTCGGTTGTACTATCCGACGGTGCGACGACTGTCGCTATTGTCTCAGCAGACCTTCTCAACGTGTCACGTGAACTCACCACCGCGGTCCGCTCTCAGCTCACCAACGAGGGCGTCGAACTCGATGAACTCCTACTGGCGGCGAGCCACACCCATGCAGGACCGTACATCCCGGCGCGAGCACTTGATGCGACTCGCTCGCTCCGTGTCGAAACGGACGTCTCTGAGTCACTGACAACGATCACTCAGCAGTTCGTCAATGTGATTGTTCGCGCTCACAGCCGCCTCGAACCAGCGCAGATTCGCGTCGGGCAAGCGAGTGAGAGAGAGGTTCCAAACAACCGCCGCGCGTCCGGCGGTGTCAGTGGCAACGTCCGCGTCCCGTACGGACCGGTTGATTCGGATGTGACAGTGGTCCTCGTTGAGACAGCGACTGGCGAAGAAACGGTGATCTATAACTTTGCGTGCCATCCAGTCTGTACGACACCCGATGAGTACGCGCTCTCTGCAGACTGGCCGGGATATACACGACAACGAATTGAATCTGAGCGTGATGGGATGCGAGTGCTGTTTCTAAACGGTGCGGCGGGCGACATCAACCCTGCAGGAAGTATGGAGAGACGCACTGGAAAAGAAGTGTATGAATATATGGAACAGGTTGGCACACGTGTCGGCGAGACTGTTCTCGAAGCGATCGCAGACGCCGAAGCCTCGGAGGCGATTTCGACCGCACCCATCTATACTGACGATCTCAATGTTCGCTTCCCAGTGAAAACAACACCACCTCGGGAACGTCTCGAAGCCCGACTTGAGGCACTCGACAGTCAGCTTCGGCAATTAGAACGTGACGGAGACGAAACTGGGCGGACGAAACTCGGTTGGGATCGGCGCTACGTCACCGACTTGCTCGCTATCGCCGACTGGGATGCGCGCTGTCTTCCGAACCGACTTCCCTACATCGAAGTTGGAGATAGCGGACTGCTTGGTATGCCAGGTGAAGTCCTTACCCAACATGGCCTTGATTTCAAATCACGAGCGCGCGTCGACACCCTACTGCCTGCAGGATACGTCAACGACTACGTTGGCTACATCCCAACACTCGCCGACCTCGAAAACGTTGGTTACGAAGTTCGGACAATGAAAATCGCCCCAGAAGCCATCGGCGAGTTCCGCGAAGCTTCTCTCGACCTGATTCAATAGCACAAGCAGTCAGTCCGTCAAAAGTCGGCGAAACTGTCCGTTGCAGTACTCCTACTTGTAGTTGACTTTGACAGCTTCACCTCGCTCGGCGGATTCGTAGGCAGCTTCCGTAACGGCAACAGCGTCGACTCCCTCTTGACCTGTCGTCTGGGGGGTATGACCCTCCCGAACAGCGTCCGCAAAGTCCGCGAGCATGCCCTTATTGGCGTTATCACCCCAGAACACAGAATGAATTCCAGCGCTTTCGTCTCTATCGTCGATATGTCTAAATGACTGTGCAAAGCAGTCAACGGCAACGTTCGCGTCGGTACCGAAGAATTCGACAGTTGCGTCACCCCATCTGTCAGCATTCTCTGGGCGACTCCATGAACCATCGAGTGAAAACTGCGTTCCGTCGGTGAGCGTCATCGAAAGTAGATTGATATCTTCAACCGGCAGGTCATAGAAGCGTGTCGCTGTCTCAGCGTATACTTCTGCAACGCGTTCGTCGGTCAACCAGTGGACGAGGTCGACAATGTGAACGGTGTGGTCCATCACAGCACCGCCGCCAGATTGCTCGGGGTCGACGAACCAGTCTCCCGGCATCTTCCCACGGTTCGTTCCCGAAACCGCTTGGATGTCCCCGACTCTTCCAGCATCTAGCTCGGACTTTGCTTCCTGGACAGGACGGCTAAACCGAAGGGGCATCGCCACGCCGAGTGTGACGCCTGCATCTGTACAGGTGTCGACCACAGCACGGGCCTCATCGACGGATCGACCGAGTGGTTTCTCCGAAAGCACATCGACACCTGCTTTGGCGGCACGCTCAGCCCACCAGTGGTGGTCAGCGTTCGACGAACAGATAATAACCCCGTCAGCCAGATCGAGCAATGTGTCGATACTTTCGTAGCTCGTTTCGTGTTCGACCGCAAATTGCTGTCCTCGCTCGGTATCATTGCCAGCAATACCGACAAACTCGACGCCGTCTAACTCTGAAAGCAGTGGCGCATAGACGTCCGCGTGGAGATGCGCTGTCGAGAGGATACCGAGACGAACAGACGTAGTCATCTGTCTACCTCCTCGATAGCGACCGGTTTTCCTGTCTCGACAGATTGTTTCGCGGCCAGTGAGATACGAAGCGCCTCGATGGAATCTTCGATCGTTGCGGGCGGTTCGATTCCCGTTTCGCGGTTTTCCAGGAATGTCTCGAACTGCCGCTGGTATCCATTGGCCCGTACTGGGTTCGAGATTTTTGTCCCATCGGTATCGCGAATCGTCACTGCCGCCGCACTACGATCGATTTCGACGACGCCGTTATCGCCTGCAAACTCGTGCTCACTCGTGAGGCCCTGTCCTTCGGGCAGTCCCCATGACGCCTCTACGTAGCCGACTGCACCATTCTCAAATCGAAGTGTCGCGTGTGCGTGTTCACCGTGGTCCCAAACATTGCTGCGAGCGAATACGCGGTCGATATCACCGAATATCCACCGGAGATAATAAAAGTCGTGAATCGCGAAATCGACAAGTGCGCCACCACTTTGATCACGGTCAGCATACCAGTTTCCGTGACCCCAGGCGGGGAACTCCGAGAGACGTCGGGCACGAGCGACACCTGGAGTTCCGATACCACCATTGTCGACTACCTGCTTAATTTGCTCGTATTGTTGGAAGAAACACACTACGTGGCCAACCATACACGAGATGCCCGTCTCGTCAACAACGTCTGCAATCGCCTGTGCGTCGACAAGCGTGTCGGCGAGTGGCTTCTCGCAGAAGACGTCAAGGCCGCGTGCTGCGGCAGCCTCGACAACCGACCGGTGTGTTGGAGTTGGAGAGCAGACATCGACGATATCGAGAGCTGCGTCATCGAGCATTTTTTCGGTCGACGTGTAAGGTTTTGCGTCAAGGTCTTGCTCGTCGATGAACGTCGTGGCGGTGTTTGGGGAGGCGATACCGACGATCTCTGCTTGGTCGATACGGTTGAGGGCGTCGACATGGGTTTCAGCCATAAACCCACTACCGACTATGCCGATACGTACCATACACCGTATGTTCGGGGGGGTATCAAAAAGGTTCAGGTGGGAACCGATCAAATTCTAATAGCATATAAATGACAGTAATGGGACAAGAATAGCAAAATAGCGACGGAACACTCAAGGTGTGTGCTCACATCGGCGTGAGATGAAATGACACACAATTACCGTAGTTCATTGCGATTATCTCAACCGAGCCGCTGTAATGAGCAGTACAGCGATTTCTTGGTTCGGTCTGACTGCGAGATATGGCCATTCCGAGATCGGAAGGTGACGCGATGAGTAATCGCCCTCCTGGTGGTTGTTCTGACTGGTCCCGACGCCTCTTGTTGCTTCAGGGTGTCGCAGTCTTACTACCGCTCATAGGCGTCTTTTTGTTTCTTAGCGTCACCCTTGGAGCGCCCCAGCAGGGCAGTCCACTAAGCAACCCATCGACGTGGAATCCACTCATACTCGGAGTAAGTGTTCTCCTGATGGTATTTGGGGCCTATCTCAACTACCGTATTCGCAGTGAGATGCATGAGCCTGAAGAGACGTCTCAACTTCCACCGCAGTTTCGATCCTACAGATCTCAACAGACCGACGGAAAACCGACGTCTACTGCTGAGTTCACCGTCTCCGAGAACGAGACTCGCTGTTCGAACTGCGGTGCCGTCGACGAGAGCGACTACAAATTCTGTGGGAAGTGTGGTGAGAAACTGAGGAGCGTAAACACTTAACATGCTCTGCCAGAATGACCACTGTATCGAATGATAGACAGCCACTTCCACCTCTGGACAGAGGATAACTCTACGTCTGCAAAGCGCGCTGAACGTGCCAATCAAGTCGGTGAACAAGCCCAAACACTCGGCGTCGATCGTATTTGTCTCATCGGCGAACGCGGCGATTCGATAGAGAAATGTCGCGAGTACAACCGCGTCGTCGCAAAATACGTTGAGGAGTATCCGGACCTCTTCTATGGATGGGCACGAGCAAGCCCGCTGTGGGGTGAAGACAGCGTCCACGAGTTC
The sequence above is drawn from the Haloprofundus salinisoli genome and encodes:
- a CDS encoding DegT/DnrJ/EryC1/StrS family aminotransferase, producing the protein MAKLALNGGSMAAADLEIPRWPQCTEQSRENVLDALESERWCRVTDGANWVDRFEAEFAEYHDAEHAIAVSNGTTAIELSLRACGLKPGDEVLVPAYTFIATASAVACMGGVPRFVDVDPETYNMDPESVRENITDRTVGLVGVHFAGYPMDMDELTAIADEHGLFLIEDSAHAQGSEWRGQKVGTFGEFGTFSFQQSKSLPAGEGGIVVTDDELLAEEARQVHNIGRAVGEPGYKHYMLSSNYRLSEFQGALLSAQLEKLPEENERRRRNEKVLISALSDIDGISTKPEDDRITARGYCIFNFRYDEEAFGGVSRDRFIEALNAEGVPARTGYELPLYKQPAFSREQLSALVPPGTDLPVYRHMHLPGVEEVRRTNVTLSHNVLLAGEDGVRTIARAVDKIHEHADELRD
- a CDS encoding aspartate aminotransferase family protein, producing MVRSLQSHTDDRPLKQSRELTERASKVIPGATQTASKGPTQFVQGVSPTHIQRAQGSHVWDADGSEYIDCVMALGPVLLGHNYPAVTEAVTEQLTDGTMYTMEHPLHVEVAELLTEVIPCAEMVRFAKNGNDVTTLAAKVARAHTDRNVIATQGYHGWTDVWMGDHPNLNRGVPEAVGKHTERFEYNDIESLERIFDENPGDVAAIVTTPVNLDAPEDDFLEQLREIADREGAVLVFDEILTGFRFSLGGAQQYFGVEPDLACFAKGMANGYPISALVGRSDVMSTISDSDFVYSMTYAGEALSLAATKAAIEVQQRENVHEHIFEQGSKLVEGYDELASEYGLEGVTGVNGFSPRFKMWFRDEDGNADRLAKSLFMQEAHKRGVLFTDGHLPSYSHSDEDVEIMLSVYRDCMEILADAVKEDAVEDYLEGEPVGATLRERTGEDRS
- a CDS encoding ABC transporter ATP-binding protein, with the translated sequence MSLQENQTDINVSDPILEIRNLSVSFGMDRGESVVLDDVSFDIEREEILGIVGESGSGKSMFASALLDAVVSPGVTTGEITYYPKKGQPVDLLNLDSDELRSIRWEEISMVFQGAMSSWNPTMSIGAHFVETLKAHHMPVDEGMDRAYELLSDLYLDPERVLESHPHELSGGMKQRALIALAMVLEPRVLVMDEPTAALDLLMQRSIIKLLKEVQEKYEITLIFITHDLPLVAELADRLAVMYAFEFIEVGPTEEILHRGAHPYTRSLLNATPNLAAAVDEMRPIEGSSPDPVDQPTGCSYHPRCPLATDECVETEPPFRTVDDDHQAACYHWEQSEDAIPISGAEGRQQ
- a CDS encoding ABC transporter ATP-binding protein, which translates into the protein MSAKGEPLLKLEDVEVHFENGGGLLNMFSDSETVYAVDGVSLEIPEKQVIALVGESGCGKTTLGKTAIGLQRPTGGRVTYRGQDIWDAKDKKGDVEIPYTDIRRSLQIIHQDPGSSLNPNVKVMKSLTAPLRKWQPGLSKDDRQARVLGMLETVGMSPPHDYAGRYPHQLSGGEKQRVALIRALLMNPDLILADEAISALDVSLRIDMMDLFLQLRDEFNTSFVSVSHDLSNARYLAEKADGLIGVMYLGKLVEIGPAEQIIEDPRHPYTQALRWATPDLYPDEMDDELPMRKIDIPDPKNPPTGCRFHTRCPYAREVCVESIPEPQRISNEHLAACYRENNTHPYWSSPELEDEAELQTPGRN
- a CDS encoding neutral/alkaline non-lysosomal ceramidase N-terminal domain-containing protein; protein product: MTFTPSTLPHEAQLSAGSATEDITPTEAVPMSGYGAREGLFESVHDPLMATSVVLSDGATTVAIVSADLLNVSRELTTAVRSQLTNEGVELDELLLAASHTHAGPYIPARALDATRSLRVETDVSESLTTITQQFVNVIVRAHSRLEPAQIRVGQASEREVPNNRRASGGVSGNVRVPYGPVDSDVTVVLVETATGEETVIYNFACHPVCTTPDEYALSADWPGYTRQRIESERDGMRVLFLNGAAGDINPAGSMERRTGKEVYEYMEQVGTRVGETVLEAIADAEASEAISTAPIYTDDLNVRFPVKTTPPRERLEARLEALDSQLRQLERDGDETGRTKLGWDRRYVTDLLAIADWDARCLPNRLPYIEVGDSGLLGMPGEVLTQHGLDFKSRARVDTLLPAGYVNDYVGYIPTLADLENVGYEVRTMKIAPEAIGEFREASLDLIQ
- a CDS encoding Gfo/Idh/MocA family protein — its product is MTTSVRLGILSTAHLHADVYAPLLSELDGVEFVGIAGNDTERGQQFAVEHETSYESIDTLLDLADGVIICSSNADHHWWAERAAKAGVDVLSEKPLGRSVDEARAVVDTCTDAGVTLGVAMPLRFSRPVQEAKSELDAGRVGDIQAVSGTNRGKMPGDWFVDPEQSGGGAVMDHTVHIVDLVHWLTDERVAEVYAETATRFYDLPVEDINLLSMTLTDGTQFSLDGSWSRPENADRWGDATVEFFGTDANVAVDCFAQSFRHIDDRDESAGIHSVFWGDNANKGMLADFADAVREGHTPQTTGQEGVDAVAVTEAAYESAERGEAVKVNYK
- a CDS encoding Gfo/Idh/MocA family protein, which gives rise to MVRIGIVGSGFMAETHVDALNRIDQAEIVGIASPNTATTFIDEQDLDAKPYTSTEKMLDDAALDIVDVCSPTPTHRSVVEAAAARGLDVFCEKPLADTLVDAQAIADVVDETGISCMVGHVVCFFQQYEQIKQVVDNGGIGTPGVARARRLSEFPAWGHGNWYADRDQSGGALVDFAIHDFYYLRWIFGDIDRVFARSNVWDHGEHAHATLRFENGAVGYVEASWGLPEGQGLTSEHEFAGDNGVVEIDRSAAAVTIRDTDGTKISNPVRANGYQRQFETFLENRETGIEPPATIEDSIEALRISLAAKQSVETGKPVAIEEVDR
- a CDS encoding DUF7577 domain-containing protein; amino-acid sequence: MHEPEETSQLPPQFRSYRSQQTDGKPTSTAEFTVSENETRCSNCGAVDESDYKFCGKCGEKLRSVNT